The following are encoded together in the Oreochromis aureus strain Israel breed Guangdong linkage group 18, ZZ_aureus, whole genome shotgun sequence genome:
- the LOC116332085 gene encoding uncharacterized protein LOC116332085 yields the protein MARILFWGVLLLLSFEIQGLQHVFLLRGKDLHLDINKSVVLDKKTDLFWKFNETNNVAKYGFNNDPIVYDKYEGRAELFGQNYSLLLKNVKSNDTGDYTAVLTGAQDLRVAEYKVIVQDPVSPANLRVVSVPSSDSCNLTVTCSTVDSQISKTFRCDTQNCSQVDENSLKKTNDYSSLIVYLHRDLIICNHSNNVSWKQSTMNNPYCEKKTVSSAPIIIAAACGLCVFVFIIIFIICIVRKCKRRNQENQLYEAAQEYPPGQTRNENVPGDASSLSPTSTYALVEFHPKTESTKSKKNPQPETVYAQVTRATRPRVTAQQTELENISSTNSQG from the exons TAcacctggatataaataaatctgttgTACTAGACAAAAAAACTGATTTGTTCTGGAAATTTAATGAAACTAACAATGTAGCTAAATATGGTTTTAATAATGATCCAATAGTGTATGACAAATATGAAGGAAGGGCTGAGCTTTTTGGACAAAATTACTCTTTGCTATTAAAGAATGTAAAAAGCAACGACACTGGCGATTATACTGCAGTTTTAACTGGTGCACAAGACTTAAGGGTAGCTGAATACAAGGTCATAGTCCAAg ATCCAGTGTCTCCAGCTAACCTGAGAGTGGTCTCTGTGCCCAGCTCAGACTCTTGTAACCTGACTGTGACCTGCAGCACAGTGGATTCTCAAATCAGCAAGACTTTTAGATGTGATACCCAGAACTGCTCTCAGGTGGATGAAAATAGTTTGAAGAAGACAAATGATTATTCGTCTTTAATTGTCTACCTGCACAGAGACCTCATCATCTGTAATCACAGCAACAACGTGAGCTGGAAACAGAGTACAATGAATAATCCCTACTGTGAGAAAAAGACAG ttTCCAGTGCACCCATCATTATCGCAGCTGCTTGTGGCCTCTGTGTTTTCGTTTTCATCATTATTTTCATCATTTGCATTGTCAGAAAAT GTAAAAGAAGGAACCAGGAAAATCAACTGTATGAGGCTGCTCAA GAATATCCTCCAGGCCAAACTCGAAATGAGAATGTTCCAGGAGATGCCTCGAGTCTTTCTCCAACATCTACTTATGCCCTGGTGGAGTTTCACCCTAAAACAGAATCCACTAAGTCCAAAAAAAATCCACAGCCAGAGACGGTGTATGCTCAGGTTACCAGAGCTACCAGGCCCAGAGTCACTGCCCAACAAACAGAGCTGGAGAACATCAGTAGTACAAATTCACAAGGCTAA